From Penicillium psychrofluorescens genome assembly, chromosome: 6, one genomic window encodes:
- a CDS encoding uncharacterized protein (ID:PFLUO_009292-T1.cds;~source:funannotate): MAPHKIHVAVLDADIPCLSVYKARGLYSSQFRDLLQTAAERLNQNPASPLQKGPLAVHVTAFDAWGRSLPPLESLRASPRSFNEHHAGGPLGHIDAILITGSAASAYEDQPWIHGLESFIQTVYTDFPHVKIFGSCFGHQIIAQALLSAKLTTPSSAFHVEHAQTGYEMGIEPITLHPSFTAHFPPLARASSQSPFRIQLIHGDQVVPTPEALAIARGTSSLVSLPTPWMNIGSSAQCPIQGLYCPGRILTYQGHFEFDTFVNSELCQEFGRRANWPAELVASYLERISRAFVPGKEDDDDSKAAAEAVLLFFAGEDIVSNGQVGQHVETSGLITPPLEEHVMG, translated from the coding sequence ATGGCACCACACAAGATCCATGTTGCCGTCCTAGACGCCGATATCCCATGTCTGTCCGTTTACAAAGCTCGGGGACTCTATAGTTCTCAATTCcgcgatcttctccagactGCTGCCGAGCGTCTGAACCAGAATCCGGCCAGCCCGCTCCAGAAAGGACCGCTTGCCGTGCATGTCACGGCCTTTGACGCCTGGGGAAGATCGTTGCCACCTCTCGAGTCTTTGCGCGCGAGCCCACGATCCTTCAACGAACATCATGCTGGCGGGCCCTTGGGACATATCGATGCAATCTTGATCACCGGCTCCGCGGCATCGGCGTATGAAGACCAGCCCTGGATTCATGGCCTGGAATCTTTCATTCAGACGGTGTATACGGATTTCCCGCACGTCAAGATCTTCGGTTCTTGCTTCGGCCACCAGATCATCGCTCAGGCGCTACTCTCTGCCAAACTGACGACTCCATCCTCTGCGTTCCACGTGGAGCACGCGCAGACGGGATACGAGATGGGCATCGAACCAATCACCCTACACCCGTCTTTCACTGCGCACTTCCCACCTCTTGCGCGGGCATCATCCCAGTCCCCATTCCGCATCCAACTCATCCATGGCGACCAGGTGGTGCCTACACCTGAGGCGTTGGCCATAGCCAGAGGAACGAGCTCCCTAGTGTCCCTGCCCACACCGTGGATGAACATCGGCAGCAGTGCCCAGTGCCCGATTCAGGGTCTGTACTGCCCCGGCCGCATCCTGACGTACCAGGGCCATTTCGAGTTTGATACTTTTGTCAACAGCGAGCTGTGCCAGGAGTTTGGGCGGCGGGCTAACTGGCCGGCAGAGTTGGTGGCTTCCTATCTGGAGCGGATTTCCCGTGCCTTTGTCCCTGgcaaggaggatgatgatgactccAAGGCTGCGGCGGAGGCGGTGCTACTGTTCTTTGCGGGCGAGGATATCGTTTCCAACGGTCAAGTAGGGCAACATGTTGAGACTAGTGGTCTGATCACACCTCCGCTGGAAGAACATGTCATGGGTTGA
- a CDS encoding uncharacterized protein (ID:PFLUO_009293-T1.cds;~source:funannotate), with protein MPPRSSLTGSFSVTDANNEVVCPLKNNDGSNCRKRCLGEKRYRSMQEHIRRAHPNHYIPKLPATEESFLLMVTTPPEQRAQLSPPEQPQPRRRNEVERDIYVRDASSPATPRALDEPHPSAATAAVALAELHHHRLASDWDTDMDTHSDTDVTRPGMHSSIELPSLRDHFKQESLPPFASSRPRELLPSILNHSPPGRSSTLPPIQRKEKVSRQRKSSISQSARKPKHERPRSKDLGRRPSLGDRKALSAEPQTAAWAQGKRWEDLIEAATSATEVDDERHSEAGRSPTIAPLFANVTSAPKNRSSLPPAFQPTSGLPPLGSHRPPFPPHSYAASPLHKSLTPPPFERGRDSDLEPFPSIESSLDSMSTASGKNFTSGLAPSSNSDSSPVLNLIPPINQRQHHRFSNPTPASYHNREIQIFCANCKRPWALNECYACTECICGVCRDCVNMFISSPPVSFRSPGNGVNSMPPHGPTSYPSARGCPRCRTVGGKWKAFQLDFK; from the exons ATGCCTCCCCGAAGCTCCCTGACCGGCTCTTTTTCGGTCACCGACGCCAATAATGAGGTGGTGTGTCCCTTGAAGAATAACGACGGCTCCAATTGTCGCAAGCGATGTCTGGGA GAAAAGCGCTATCGGTCCATGCAGGAGCACATTCGACGTGCGCACCCGAACCACTATATCCCGAAGCTCCCGGCTACCGAAGAGAGCTTCCTGCTGATGGTCACCACCCCTCCCGAACAACGCGCACAGCTCTCCCCCCCAGAACAACCCCAGCCCCGACGCCGAAATG AAGTGGAGCGGGACATCTACGTCCGGGACGCCAGCTCCCCGGCCACTCCTCGAGCTCTAGATGAACCTCACCCATCCGCAGCTACGGCGGCTGTTGCTCTGGCAGAattgcaccaccaccggctcGCCTCGGACTGGGATACCGATATg GATACTCATTCCGATACCGACGTGACCCGACCCGGCATGCACTCGTCGATTGAATTACCGTCTCTGCGCGACCATTTCAAACAGGAATCTCTGCCGCCATTTGCTTCGTCTCGCCCGCGGGAGCTTCTTCCATCTATCTTGAATCACTCCCCGCCCGGTCGCTCATCCACTCTGCCTCCCATCCAGCGGAAAGAAAAGGTTTCGCGCCAGCGCAAGTCGTCCATCTCGCAATCGGCGCGGAAACCAAAGCATGAACGGCCCCGATCGAAGGATTTGGGCAGGCGACCGAGCTTGGGCGATCGCAAAGCCCTCTCCGCAGAGCCGCAAACGGCTGCGTGGGCGCAAGGCAAGCGCTGGGAGGACCTCATTGAAGCAGCGACCTCGGCTACCGAAGTAGATGATGAGCGACATTCAGAG GCTGGTCGTTCACCCACAATTGCCCCGCTGTTTGCCAACGTGACATCAGCGCCGAAGAATCGGTCCTCGCTCCCACCGGCTTTCCAGCCGACATCTGGGCTACCGCCTCTTGGCTCACATCGGCCACCATTCCCTCCCCATTCTTACGCCGCCTCGCCCCTGCACAAATCATTGACACCGCCGCCTTTTGAGAGGGGCCGTGATAGCGATTTGGAACCATTCCCATCCATTGAATCGTCACTCGATTCCATGTCTACAGCGTCCGGCAAGAATTTCACGTCTGGGCTCGCACCGTCCTCGAATTCCGATTCCAGTCCGGTGCTGAATTTAATTCCCCCCATCAACCAGCGACAGCACCATCGATTCTCCAATCCGACTCCAGCATCCTACCACAACCGGGAAATCCAAATTTTCTGCGCAAATTGCAAGCGCCCTTGGGCATTGAACGAGTGTTATGCATGTACGGAGTGCATCTGCGGCGTCTGTCGAGACTGCGTCAACATGTTCATTTCGAGTCCGCCTGTTTCGTTCCGAAGTCCGGGGAATGGCGTGAACAGCATGCCACCCCACGGTCCGACCAGCTATCCAAGTGCACGTGGGTGTCCGCGATGTCGAACGGTAGGAGGCAAATGGAAAGCCTTCCAACTGGACTTTAAATAA
- a CDS encoding uncharacterized protein (ID:PFLUO_009294-T1.cds;~source:funannotate): MHLLNHLLWTLSAAAITTTAALAAPSHLWATHYNGNVYTLTLSGDAFSVTDTRKTCGDLPSWLTFDSHTRTLYCSDESGTSDPSTHGSLTAYHAAADGVLHELATTETIGGGVNSVIYEGDNRKKFIAIAHYEGSAVSTFALPLHDNASTQQAFHFHMKHPGAVSQQDAPHPHEVFLDPTGTFLISPDLGMDVLHVYAINSATGHLSSCPSVKIQFGSGPRHGVFWTDGTGKEPWWVSAGDGDAQRHMWAPVGKTMMYLVNEIGGTMMVFDVAYSRSGCISFYKKQTLVPYTNGEMPEGATPAEIREIGNAFYVSIRSDGGFPGKNDSMVMLDRSPRSGLVSLRNKTPAHGKVPRTFAINRAGDLVAIGNQASATVAIVRRDRESGILGEQVAILQVGEPGKVGTTEGLSSVIWDE, encoded by the exons ATGCATCTCCTCAACCATCTGCTGTGGACTCTCTCTGCAGCAGcaataacaacaacagcagcactCGCAGCTCCATCCCACCTCTGGGCAACACACTACAACGGCAATGTCTACACGCTGACCCTCTCCGGGGATGCCTTCTCCGTCACCGACACCCGCAAAACCTGCGGCGACTTGCCAAGCTGGCTGACCTTCGACTCCCACACGCGCACGCTGTACTGCTCCGACGAGAGCGGCACGTCCGACCCCTCGACGCACGGCTCTCTCACGGCGTACCACGCAGCTGCGGATGGCGTTCTGCATGAGCTTGCTACGACGGAGACGATAGGGGGTGGTGTGAATAGTGTTATCTATGAAGGGGATAATAGGAAGAAGTTTATTGCGATTGCGCATTA CGAAGGCTCCGCTGTATCAACATTCGCCCTCCCCCTCCACGATAACGCATCCACGCAGCAAGCGTTCCACTTTCACATGAAACACCCGGGCGCAGTGTCCCAACAAGATGCGCCGCACCCACACGAAGTGTTCCTTGACCCAACAGGAACATTCCTGATCAGCCCGGATCTAGGCATGGACGTACTGCACGTGTATGCGATCAACAGCGCGACGGGCCATTTAAGCAGCTGCCCAAGCGTGAAGATACAATTCGGCAGCGGGCCGCGCCACGGCGTCTTCTGGACTGACGGCACGGGCAAGGAGCCGTGGTGGGTATCTGCgggagacggcgatgcgcAGAGACACATGTGGGCGCCGGTTGGGAAGACGATGATGTATCTTGTCAATGAGATTGGGGGCACGATGATGGTGTTTGATGTTGCGTATTCGCGGTCTGGGTGTATCAGCTTTTACAAGAAACAGACGCTCGTGCCGTACACCAACGGTGAGATGCCGGAGGGTGCAACGCCGGCTGAGATCAGGGAGATCGGAAATGCGTTTTATGTTTCGATTCGGAGTGATGGTGGATTCCCTGGAAAGAATGACTCCATGGTCATGCTAGACCGCTCGCCGCGCAGTGGACTGGTATCACTGCGCAATAAAACGCCGGCGCACGGCAAGGTACCGCGTACGTTTGCGATCAACCGCGCGGGTGATCTGGTGGCTATTGGCAACCAGGCATCCGCGACGGTAGCGATTGTGCGGAGAGATCGGGAGTCTGGGATTCTGGGTGAGCAGGTTGCCATCCTACAAGTTGGTGAGCCTGGGAAGGTTGGTACAACGGAGGGACTGAGCAGTGTGATCTGGGATGAGTAG